Proteins encoded by one window of Mycobacteriales bacterium:
- a CDS encoding NUDIX hydrolase, with amino-acid sequence MSADPPVAGLPTSMPLPRELLVRARQLAAGEIMPVTPRAAATVVLLRDGGSGLEGYLLRRVRTMAFAGGMYVFPGGTVDPRDSALSDGHWAGAPPDQWARILSADSDLTRALVCAAVRETFEESGVLLAGPTANDVVEDTRGANWEADRAALVDRTLSFADFLERRELVLRADLLRPWAHWITPEIETKRYDTRFFVAALPTGQRTRDVGGEADHAQWLAPATAVARHLEGDLGMLPPTVVTLRELSSYDRVADVLAAGSDRDVRPRLPQVVVDADTARLLLPHADDGT; translated from the coding sequence ATGTCGGCGGACCCGCCGGTGGCAGGGCTCCCCACGAGCATGCCGCTTCCCCGCGAGCTCCTAGTCCGGGCGCGGCAACTCGCCGCCGGAGAGATCATGCCGGTCACCCCGCGGGCCGCGGCCACGGTTGTCCTGCTCCGTGACGGTGGGTCCGGTCTCGAGGGGTACCTGCTTCGCCGGGTCCGAACCATGGCCTTCGCCGGGGGGATGTACGTCTTCCCCGGGGGCACGGTAGATCCGCGGGACTCGGCCTTGTCAGACGGGCACTGGGCGGGCGCGCCGCCGGATCAATGGGCCCGCATCCTCAGCGCCGATTCCGACCTCACCCGGGCCCTGGTCTGCGCCGCGGTCCGCGAAACCTTCGAGGAGTCCGGAGTTCTACTGGCTGGACCCACGGCAAACGACGTGGTCGAGGACACCCGCGGGGCGAACTGGGAGGCGGACCGGGCTGCCCTTGTCGACCGCACGCTCTCGTTCGCCGACTTCCTGGAGCGCCGCGAGCTCGTCCTGCGCGCGGACCTACTCCGGCCGTGGGCGCATTGGATCACCCCGGAGATCGAGACGAAGCGATACGACACCCGGTTCTTCGTCGCGGCGCTGCCGACCGGCCAGCGCACCCGTGACGTCGGTGGGGAGGCCGACCATGCCCAATGGCTGGCCCCCGCAACCGCCGTCGCGCGCCACCTCGAGGGTGACCTTGGCATGTTGCCACCGACCGTGGTCACGCTCCGAGAACTGTCCTCGTACGACCGGGTCGCGGACGTCCTCGCGGCCGGGAGCGACCGCGATGTCCGGCCCCGCCTGCCGCAGGTCGTGGTCGATGCTGACACCGCCCGGCTGCTGCTTCCGCACGCGGACGACGGCACCTGA
- a CDS encoding WhiB family transcriptional regulator, with protein MNWTSDWTRSAACCQACPDELFVQGAAQNRAKAVCLGCPVRTECLADALDNRVEFGVWGGMTERERRALLRRRPSVTSWRGLLESARREFETQGSAVAS; from the coding sequence ATGAACTGGACGTCAGACTGGACCAGATCGGCGGCCTGCTGCCAGGCCTGCCCCGACGAGCTGTTCGTTCAGGGCGCGGCCCAGAATCGGGCGAAGGCAGTCTGCCTGGGCTGTCCGGTGCGCACCGAATGTCTGGCTGACGCGCTGGACAACCGGGTCGAGTTCGGGGTCTGGGGCGGCATGACCGAGCGGGAGCGCCGGGCGTTGCTCCGCCGTCGGCCCTCGGTCACCTCTTGGCGGGGCCTCCTCGAGTCGGCCCGCCGCGAATTCGAGACTCAGGGCTCCGCGGTCGCCAGCTGA
- a CDS encoding adenylate/guanylate cyclase domain-containing protein gives MTAVQLVCIVCGTPLVPGARFCFACGSPQERSEELEASAERRFVTVLFGDLSDFTAWAEELDPEQVGAVADRALAAMSHAVTEVGGHVDKLTGDGIMAVFGAPTAHEDDAERAVRAAATMQTEIRRLMEAESGGGRRLGLRVGLNTGEVIAGIQAHLSYTVIGDTVNTAARLSDAAGVGRTWAGRETALASLHVASWRALPAVRLKGKREPFEAFELVAIRPPGQTRLGLGAEAPFVGRDAERGVIVGRVMDVIDRGQPVALVVTGEAGVGKTRLVSEVTRFAGELPDLRVLQGRARPYGEGRELSVFVDWLRVACGITDMDSPAEAVARLRRTVTRLADAGPLGLPVAALIDRLLPLIGVEGEPSIPRESAAPGGSGVAGDPIRLSVLRLLAGLAAEGPLLLVADDLQWADAGLLRDLGWVAGKLSGPVIVICVGRSELPAGPEGDWWRTLPNPELIPLLPLDSMAAGRLLRAYLGGAELEPGAQQALLRRAQGNPFFLAELLNLLVDRGLLRRTGASWTLVGELPPDVLPAGVQAVLAARIDALDTATKTVLRDAAVVGPRFALTALLAVDPEAAALVVRSVAELVERGILAPAEDEESGRTYVFSHALTRDVAYAGIPKAERARRHAIAAVWAVANLAAPAAEVDTFVAAHAERAIELATEMGLGPGDPAWRARPSGVRALGRLASAALSREDNVRAERLYTKALGFAEGAGAEGDLLDLQVGRAAARAALHRISDAEADLAGPLESDNLPIRAAALVVLGRLRAQRGHDDAATAAFVSALATASDSGVNRVTAEALRELGLVDYRAGRLPGAEARFGQALDLAERIGDVRGTGWALQHLAWSATTRGDYQLAESMLARAADVFGSLDDSGGLSWCAGTEAFVRLLQGRLHEARELARGLLPLGEAMGERWGVAACLTIDAFAAAELGDLDIARDEAARAHTEFADLADTWGRSMSLAARAFAERGAARPDLAIDLFEQAVGASELGSHPVTGSLALCGIGYCQLDRGDPKAARLAAERAVAMLDGLELEPAALVGTQVLLAQAIRAEGDLAEALRLLADVADVTDEPSLLFPRRQALAHYAGALLEAGDVHPALAVIHRALAVPAEDVRSRVVALRVLAQCLAAAGDPPAARLAARQAEALARSTEQVSERPTTRRLLAGLLAGNGV, from the coding sequence GTGACGGCGGTCCAGCTGGTCTGCATCGTCTGCGGAACGCCCCTGGTGCCGGGGGCCCGGTTCTGCTTCGCCTGCGGCTCCCCGCAGGAACGGAGCGAGGAGCTGGAGGCGAGTGCGGAGCGCCGCTTCGTGACGGTGCTGTTCGGCGATCTCTCGGATTTCACCGCCTGGGCCGAGGAGCTCGATCCGGAACAGGTCGGCGCGGTCGCGGACCGCGCCCTCGCGGCCATGAGCCACGCTGTGACCGAAGTCGGCGGTCACGTCGACAAGCTGACCGGAGACGGCATCATGGCCGTCTTCGGCGCTCCGACCGCTCATGAGGACGACGCGGAGCGTGCCGTGCGTGCGGCGGCCACGATGCAGACCGAGATCCGCCGGCTGATGGAGGCGGAGTCCGGGGGTGGCCGTCGACTCGGTCTTCGGGTCGGTCTGAACACCGGCGAGGTCATCGCCGGGATCCAGGCCCACCTGTCCTACACCGTGATCGGCGACACCGTGAATACAGCGGCCCGGCTCTCCGACGCGGCGGGAGTCGGCCGGACGTGGGCCGGACGTGAGACCGCCCTGGCTAGCCTGCACGTCGCCTCTTGGCGAGCATTGCCGGCCGTTCGGCTCAAGGGGAAGCGGGAGCCGTTCGAGGCATTCGAACTCGTTGCTATCCGCCCGCCCGGACAGACCCGGCTCGGTCTTGGTGCCGAGGCCCCCTTCGTCGGCCGCGACGCCGAACGCGGTGTCATCGTCGGCCGGGTGATGGACGTGATCGACCGTGGCCAGCCGGTCGCCCTCGTCGTCACCGGTGAGGCTGGCGTGGGAAAGACCCGTCTGGTCTCGGAGGTGACCCGCTTCGCCGGCGAGCTGCCCGACTTGCGGGTGCTCCAGGGTCGAGCGCGACCCTACGGCGAAGGTCGGGAACTGTCGGTGTTCGTCGACTGGTTGCGCGTCGCCTGCGGTATCACCGACATGGACTCGCCGGCGGAGGCGGTTGCCCGGCTCCGGCGAACGGTGACCCGGCTGGCCGACGCCGGGCCCCTCGGCCTTCCCGTGGCTGCGCTCATCGACCGCCTGCTGCCCTTGATCGGAGTGGAGGGCGAGCCCTCGATTCCGCGCGAGTCCGCGGCCCCGGGCGGGTCGGGTGTGGCCGGCGATCCGATCCGGCTCTCGGTTCTGCGTCTGCTGGCCGGGCTCGCCGCCGAGGGCCCCCTGCTCCTGGTTGCCGACGACCTGCAATGGGCTGACGCCGGCTTGCTCCGTGATCTCGGGTGGGTGGCTGGAAAGTTGAGCGGCCCGGTCATCGTGATCTGCGTGGGGCGCAGCGAACTCCCGGCCGGTCCCGAGGGGGACTGGTGGCGGACCCTTCCTAATCCTGAGCTCATCCCGCTGCTGCCGCTCGACTCGATGGCGGCCGGTCGGCTGCTCCGGGCCTATCTCGGCGGGGCCGAGCTCGAGCCAGGCGCGCAACAGGCGCTGCTTCGACGGGCGCAAGGAAACCCGTTCTTCCTCGCCGAGTTGTTGAACCTGCTCGTCGACCGCGGCCTGCTGCGTCGCACGGGCGCGAGTTGGACCCTAGTGGGCGAGCTGCCGCCGGACGTCCTCCCGGCCGGCGTTCAGGCCGTTCTCGCCGCCCGGATCGATGCCCTGGATACAGCCACCAAGACGGTCCTCCGCGATGCTGCCGTAGTCGGCCCGCGCTTCGCGCTCACGGCCCTGCTCGCTGTCGACCCGGAGGCAGCAGCCCTCGTGGTCCGAAGCGTTGCCGAGTTGGTCGAGCGCGGGATCCTGGCGCCGGCGGAGGATGAGGAGTCCGGTCGCACGTACGTCTTCTCCCACGCCCTTACCCGGGATGTGGCCTACGCCGGAATCCCGAAAGCCGAGCGGGCCCGTCGCCATGCGATCGCCGCGGTGTGGGCGGTCGCCAATCTCGCCGCCCCGGCAGCCGAGGTCGACACGTTCGTGGCGGCGCACGCCGAGCGGGCCATCGAGCTGGCGACCGAAATGGGGCTCGGCCCGGGTGATCCCGCCTGGCGGGCCAGGCCGTCTGGCGTTCGAGCGTTGGGCCGCCTCGCGTCTGCGGCACTGAGCCGGGAGGACAACGTCCGGGCCGAGCGGCTCTACACGAAGGCTCTCGGGTTCGCGGAAGGCGCCGGCGCGGAGGGCGATCTGCTCGATCTTCAGGTCGGAAGGGCGGCGGCCCGGGCTGCGCTGCATCGGATCTCCGATGCCGAAGCCGACCTCGCTGGACCGCTCGAGTCCGACAACCTTCCGATCCGGGCGGCCGCGCTCGTCGTTCTCGGCCGGTTGCGGGCGCAGCGCGGCCACGACGATGCGGCGACCGCCGCCTTCGTTTCGGCGCTCGCGACCGCAAGCGACAGCGGCGTGAATCGGGTCACCGCCGAGGCCCTGCGTGAGTTGGGGTTGGTTGACTACCGGGCCGGTCGGCTCCCCGGCGCCGAAGCCCGCTTCGGGCAGGCGCTGGACCTGGCCGAACGGATCGGCGATGTTCGGGGAACTGGATGGGCCCTGCAGCACCTCGCCTGGAGCGCCACAACCCGCGGTGACTATCAGCTCGCCGAGTCCATGCTGGCCCGGGCCGCGGACGTCTTCGGGTCGCTGGACGACTCTGGTGGACTGTCCTGGTGCGCCGGCACCGAGGCCTTCGTGCGGCTCTTGCAGGGCAGGTTGCATGAAGCGCGGGAACTCGCCCGCGGGTTGCTCCCGCTCGGCGAGGCAATGGGTGAGCGGTGGGGGGTGGCAGCCTGCCTCACCATTGACGCGTTCGCTGCGGCAGAACTCGGTGATCTTGACATCGCCCGAGACGAGGCCGCTCGCGCGCACACCGAATTCGCGGATCTCGCCGATACGTGGGGCCGGTCGATGTCGTTGGCCGCCCGGGCTTTTGCCGAGCGCGGCGCGGCCCGTCCCGACCTGGCGATCGACCTGTTCGAACAGGCGGTCGGGGCGTCCGAGTTGGGTTCGCATCCAGTGACGGGTTCGCTGGCACTCTGCGGGATCGGCTACTGCCAGCTCGACCGGGGAGACCCGAAGGCCGCCCGACTGGCAGCCGAGCGCGCGGTCGCCATGCTCGACGGTCTCGAGCTGGAGCCGGCAGCGCTGGTCGGTACACAGGTCTTGCTCGCCCAGGCGATTCGGGCCGAGGGTGATCTCGCCGAGGCCTTGCGACTGCTCGCTGACGTGGCCGATGTCACCGACGAACCCTCCCTGCTGTTCCCCCGCCGGCAGGCCCTCGCGCACTATGCGGGGGCGCTCCTCGAGGCCGGAGACGTTCACCCAGCCTTGGCGGTGATCCATCGAGCATTAGCGGTGCCGGCCGAGGACGTTCGCTCGCGGGTCGTGGCGCTCCGAGTCCTCGCCCAATGTCTCGCGGCCGCTGGAGATCCCCCCGCGGCCCGATTGGCCGCTCGGCAGGCTGAGGCTCTGGCGAGGTCGACCGAGCAGGTGAGCGAGCGCCCCACGACGCGACGCCTGCTCGCCGGACTGCTCGCCGGCAACGGCGTCTAG
- a CDS encoding ArsA-related P-loop ATPase — translation MTGPQPLDVDRLVDESRIIVCCGSGGVGKTTTAAALALRAAERGRATVVLTIDPARRLAQSLGLVELDNTPRRVAGVDESAGGSLDAMMLDMKRTFDEIVLSHAEPERAAQILDNPFYKALSSSFSGTQEYMAMEKLGQLAADGRWDVIVVDTPPSRSALDFLDAPQRMSTFLDGRMIRLLMAPAKAGGRAYLRVLSAGMGMFTGILNKIVGQSLLSDLSLFVSGLESMFGGFRERAEKTYQLLKRRGTSFVVVAVPERDALREAAYFVERLGDEGMPLTGLVLNRVHASGGERLSRQRSLGAAELLDRLGGHPVAAAVLRLHAERLAVADRDQRLRDRFSSAHPHVAVASVPAFAGDVHDLDGLRSVSAALAAGSRPGATAG, via the coding sequence GTGACCGGACCGCAGCCGCTCGATGTCGACCGCCTCGTCGACGAGTCACGGATCATCGTCTGCTGCGGCTCAGGCGGCGTCGGCAAGACGACGACCGCGGCGGCGCTCGCGCTCCGGGCGGCCGAACGAGGCCGGGCGACGGTTGTCCTGACCATTGATCCCGCCCGCCGGCTTGCCCAGTCGCTCGGTCTGGTGGAACTCGACAACACCCCCCGCCGGGTGGCCGGTGTAGACGAGAGCGCCGGCGGGTCCCTCGACGCGATGATGCTCGACATGAAACGCACGTTCGACGAGATCGTACTTTCCCATGCCGAACCGGAACGGGCCGCCCAGATCCTGGACAACCCGTTCTACAAGGCGCTGTCCTCCAGCTTCTCGGGCACCCAGGAATACATGGCGATGGAGAAGCTCGGTCAGCTAGCAGCCGATGGCCGCTGGGACGTCATCGTGGTGGACACCCCCCCGAGCCGTTCGGCTCTGGATTTCCTCGACGCGCCACAGCGAATGTCCACCTTTCTGGACGGACGGATGATCCGGCTGCTGATGGCGCCGGCCAAGGCCGGGGGACGGGCGTACCTGCGGGTCCTCAGCGCCGGGATGGGCATGTTCACCGGGATCCTCAACAAGATCGTCGGCCAGTCGTTGCTCAGCGATCTCAGTCTTTTCGTGTCCGGGCTCGAGAGCATGTTCGGCGGATTTCGGGAACGTGCCGAGAAGACCTACCAGCTGCTCAAGCGACGCGGTACGTCGTTCGTCGTCGTCGCGGTGCCCGAGCGGGACGCGCTACGCGAAGCTGCCTACTTCGTCGAACGGCTCGGCGACGAAGGCATGCCGCTCACGGGCCTCGTGCTCAACCGGGTGCACGCCTCGGGGGGGGAGCGACTGTCCCGGCAGCGCAGCCTCGGCGCCGCCGAGCTGCTCGACCGGTTGGGGGGGCACCCGGTGGCCGCGGCGGTGCTCCGGCTGCATGCCGAGCGACTCGCGGTCGCCGATCGCGACCAGCGGCTCCGGGACCGCTTCAGCTCCGCGCATCCCCACGTGGCCGTCGCCTCCGTGCCGGCCTTCGCGGGGGACGTTCACGACCTTGACGGGCTCCGTTCGGTCAGCGCTGCCCTGGCCGCGGGCAGCCGGCCGGGTGCCACCGCCGGCTGA
- a CDS encoding transglycosylase domain-containing protein, with amino-acid sequence MPSGSSREFGHRLGLFAAVSAAAGLVVAGVLLPVVGGLGLAAKHEISTFDSLPSDLTVPPLPQGSRILAANGQVLATFYSQNRIPVTFSQVPPVMVQALVAIEDSRFFEENGLDFKGLVRAALRNGQAGGVRQGGSTLTQEYVKNILIEAAQTPAQAAAAQADTLARKAQEARYAIALGHRLTKDQILEGYLNIVYFGDGAYGIGSASEHYFGIPVEKLDLPQAALLAGLLQDPSAYDPALHPVHARARRDIVLGRMAQLHVISAAQASQAIATKIQLHLTTPGNGCVGTSAPYFCDYVLRDLLANPAFGPTIQARSKLLDEGGLTVVTTLDPKAQRAAQGAIDAKVPWTGEFGAAEAMVEPGTGAIRAMVTNAPFGANSKKNENSVNWAADEGHGDSTGFQSGSTFKVFILAAALKQGIPLSTSIYSPASFGPGNPLTGYTGCPAEGTEFGYPQRLSNAGANEAGKFNLLTGTWASVNTFYAQLELRTGMCDPATLAAEMGVRRADGTPIRQVPSMVLGANEVSPLDMADAYATIAAHGLHCPPVAITKVTDRFGQPVALNNPPCNQVLDPGLADTVTQVLTGVLDNPIGTAYGDGLGAQPAAGKTGTVTNYDGAWFIGYTPQLSSAVWLGYPHGTHSLRNVTIGGQFYSRVFGATIPAPIWQQSMQGALAGTPVVDFAPANSKYSLGSTAAVPRVAGLSPPAAEAALTSAGFTPQLSAPAVAGTTPAGTVARTDPPAGAVVPVGSTVTIFVSNGRAPKAPPPSPSPSATPSAPPPGSPPPTPTATPKHKPH; translated from the coding sequence ATGCCCTCCGGTTCCAGCCGCGAGTTCGGCCATCGCCTAGGCCTATTCGCGGCCGTCAGCGCCGCAGCCGGCCTCGTCGTCGCCGGCGTCCTGCTCCCGGTCGTCGGCGGTCTCGGGCTCGCCGCGAAGCACGAGATCAGCACCTTCGACAGCCTGCCGAGCGATCTCACCGTGCCACCGCTCCCGCAGGGATCCCGGATCCTCGCCGCGAACGGTCAGGTGCTCGCGACGTTCTACTCCCAGAACCGGATCCCGGTGACCTTCTCGCAGGTGCCGCCGGTCATGGTGCAGGCGCTGGTCGCCATCGAGGACTCGCGGTTCTTCGAGGAGAACGGTTTGGACTTCAAGGGCCTGGTCCGCGCGGCGCTGCGCAACGGGCAGGCGGGCGGGGTCCGTCAGGGTGGCTCCACCCTCACCCAGGAGTACGTGAAGAACATCCTCATCGAGGCGGCGCAGACTCCCGCGCAGGCAGCGGCGGCCCAGGCCGACACCCTCGCCCGCAAAGCGCAGGAGGCGCGCTACGCGATCGCACTCGGCCACCGCCTGACCAAGGATCAGATCCTCGAGGGTTATCTCAACATCGTCTACTTCGGGGACGGGGCCTACGGCATCGGCAGTGCGTCCGAGCACTATTTCGGCATCCCGGTGGAGAAGCTCGACCTCCCGCAGGCGGCGCTGCTCGCCGGGTTGCTCCAGGACCCGTCAGCCTACGATCCCGCATTGCACCCGGTGCACGCGCGCGCGCGCCGGGACATCGTGCTCGGCCGGATGGCGCAGCTTCACGTCATCAGCGCCGCACAGGCGAGCCAGGCAATCGCCACGAAGATCCAGCTGCACCTCACCACGCCGGGCAACGGCTGTGTCGGCACCAGCGCGCCGTATTTCTGCGACTACGTCCTCCGGGATCTGTTGGCCAACCCGGCGTTCGGACCGACCATCCAGGCGCGGAGCAAGCTTCTCGACGAGGGTGGCCTCACCGTCGTCACCACCCTCGACCCGAAGGCGCAGCGAGCGGCCCAGGGCGCGATCGATGCCAAGGTCCCCTGGACCGGTGAGTTCGGCGCCGCCGAGGCGATGGTCGAGCCCGGGACAGGCGCCATCCGGGCGATGGTGACGAACGCTCCCTTCGGGGCGAACTCGAAGAAGAACGAGAACTCGGTGAACTGGGCCGCCGACGAGGGCCACGGGGACAGCACCGGTTTCCAATCCGGGTCGACGTTCAAGGTGTTCATTCTCGCCGCTGCGCTAAAGCAGGGCATCCCGTTGTCGACCTCGATCTACTCGCCAGCGTCGTTCGGCCCGGGCAACCCGCTGACCGGGTATACCGGGTGTCCCGCCGAGGGCACCGAGTTCGGGTACCCGCAACGGTTGAGCAACGCGGGAGCGAACGAGGCCGGCAAGTTCAACCTGCTCACGGGGACCTGGGCGTCGGTGAACACCTTCTATGCGCAACTCGAGTTGAGGACGGGGATGTGTGATCCGGCGACCCTCGCCGCCGAGATGGGGGTGCGGCGGGCCGATGGCACCCCGATCCGCCAGGTTCCGTCCATGGTGCTAGGCGCGAATGAGGTCAGCCCGTTGGACATGGCGGACGCCTACGCGACGATCGCCGCGCACGGCCTGCACTGCCCGCCGGTCGCCATCACGAAGGTCACCGACCGGTTCGGCCAGCCGGTAGCGCTGAACAATCCGCCATGCAACCAGGTGCTCGATCCTGGGCTCGCGGACACGGTGACACAGGTGCTCACCGGGGTGCTCGACAACCCGATCGGCACAGCCTATGGGGACGGGCTCGGTGCCCAGCCCGCCGCCGGGAAGACCGGCACCGTGACCAACTACGACGGTGCCTGGTTCATCGGCTACACGCCGCAGCTCTCGAGCGCCGTGTGGCTCGGCTACCCGCACGGCACGCATAGCCTGCGGAACGTCACCATCGGCGGACAGTTCTACAGCCGGGTCTTCGGCGCAACGATCCCGGCACCCATCTGGCAGCAATCCATGCAGGGCGCGCTCGCCGGCACTCCGGTCGTGGACTTCGCGCCAGCCAACTCGAAGTACTCGCTGGGCTCCACGGCCGCCGTCCCCCGGGTGGCTGGACTGTCCCCCCCGGCTGCGGAGGCGGCGCTGACTTCGGCCGGCTTTACCCCGCAGCTCTCCGCGCCGGCGGTAGCCGGGACCACGCCGGCCGGCACGGTCGCTCGCACCGACCCCCCGGCCGGCGCCGTTGTGCCGGTCGGCTCGACGGTCACAATATTCGTGAGCAACGGGCGGGCACCGAAGGCGCCGCCCCCGTCCCCGTCCCCGTCGGCGACGCCCTCCGCCCCGCCGCCGGGCTCGCCGCCGCCAACCCCCACCGCGACGCCGAAGCACAAGCCGCACTGA
- a CDS encoding ArsA-related P-loop ATPase translates to MADFPDVRLHVVTGKGGTGKTTVAAALGLALAAGGRMVLLTEVEGRQGIAQLFDCPPLPYEERKVAIAPRGGDLYALAIDPEAALLEYLEMFYNLRRAGAALKRLGAIDFATTIAPGMRDVLLTGKVKEAVTRSRRGGPRYDAVVMDAPPTGRIARFLNVNTEVAGLARAGPIRAQADSVMALLRSPETAVHLVTVLEEMPVQETIDGATELTAVGLPVGGVFVNMVRPPMLPAAELRRAAAGRLGRPRLAAGLVAAGLEADDDLIDVLVDETADHATRVALESRERAELADLDRPRYELPLLDEGMDLGGLYRLAALLHDQGAA, encoded by the coding sequence GTGGCCGACTTCCCGGATGTGCGCCTGCACGTGGTCACGGGCAAGGGCGGGACCGGGAAGACGACGGTGGCCGCCGCACTCGGCCTCGCGCTGGCGGCTGGCGGCCGCATGGTCCTGCTCACCGAGGTCGAGGGCCGGCAGGGAATCGCACAACTGTTCGACTGCCCGCCGCTGCCCTACGAGGAACGAAAGGTGGCGATCGCACCGCGCGGTGGCGACCTGTACGCCCTCGCCATAGACCCCGAGGCGGCCCTGCTCGAGTATCTCGAGATGTTCTACAACCTGCGCCGGGCCGGCGCAGCGCTGAAGCGTCTCGGCGCGATCGACTTCGCGACGACGATCGCACCAGGGATGCGCGACGTGCTCCTCACCGGCAAGGTGAAGGAGGCAGTGACCCGGAGTCGCCGGGGCGGCCCGCGCTACGACGCCGTCGTCATGGACGCGCCGCCTACCGGTCGGATCGCCCGGTTCCTCAACGTCAATACCGAGGTAGCCGGACTGGCCCGGGCCGGACCGATCCGCGCCCAGGCGGACAGCGTGATGGCGCTCCTCCGCTCCCCGGAGACCGCCGTGCACCTGGTCACCGTTCTCGAGGAAATGCCGGTGCAGGAAACCATCGACGGTGCGACAGAGTTGACCGCCGTCGGGCTACCGGTGGGAGGCGTTTTCGTCAATATGGTGCGGCCGCCCATGTTGCCCGCTGCCGAGCTGCGGCGCGCCGCGGCCGGGCGCCTCGGCCGGCCGCGGCTCGCCGCCGGCCTGGTGGCGGCGGGACTGGAAGCCGACGACGACCTGATCGACGTCCTGGTCGACGAGACGGCCGACCACGCCACGCGGGTCGCCCTCGAGTCGCGGGAACGGGCCGAGCTAGCCGACCTCGATCGGCCCCGGTACGAATTGCCGCTCCTCGACGAGGGCATGGATCTCGGTGGGCTATACCGGCTCGCCGCGCTCCTACACGACCAAGGGGCGGCGTGA
- a CDS encoding MBL fold metallo-hydrolase, whose product MTLDGTNTWVLREPGGRSAVVVDPGPEDGAHLARVAAFGPIAAILLTHGHADHSGGARRFSEITGAPVRALDPRHRYGGEGLAEGDLVAVDGLELRVIATPGHSADSLCFALPADRAVLTGDTVLGRGTSVVAYPDGRLGDYLGSIRRLRALADDGVDVLLPGHGPVVSSAASVLDFYLAHRAERLAQVQAAVDAGVREPAAVVRQVYADVDPSLWPAAELSVRAQLDYLEGHRRS is encoded by the coding sequence ATGACCCTCGATGGTACGAACACCTGGGTGCTGCGCGAACCCGGCGGCCGCAGCGCGGTCGTCGTCGATCCAGGGCCCGAAGACGGCGCACATCTCGCCCGGGTGGCCGCGTTCGGCCCGATAGCCGCCATCCTGCTCACCCACGGCCACGCCGACCACTCCGGAGGGGCCAGACGGTTCAGTGAGATCACCGGCGCGCCGGTCCGCGCCCTCGACCCGCGGCACCGTTACGGAGGGGAGGGGCTGGCCGAGGGCGACCTCGTCGCCGTCGATGGACTGGAGCTGCGGGTGATCGCCACCCCTGGGCACTCCGCCGACTCCCTCTGTTTCGCGCTACCAGCGGATCGAGCGGTACTCACCGGTGACACCGTGCTCGGCCGCGGGACCAGCGTCGTGGCCTATCCGGACGGACGGCTTGGCGACTACCTCGGGTCGATCCGGCGGCTGCGTGCCCTCGCCGACGACGGCGTCGACGTGCTGCTGCCGGGGCACGGGCCGGTCGTGTCATCGGCCGCGTCCGTGCTCGACTTCTACCTGGCCCACCGGGCAGAGCGCCTGGCCCAGGTGCAGGCGGCAGTGGACGCGGGGGTGCGCGAGCCGGCGGCGGTCGTTCGGCAGGTGTATGCCGACGTCGACCCAAGCCTGTGGCCGGCCGCGGAACTGTCGGTGCGCGCGCAACTGGACTATCTCGAGGGACATCGAAGGTCGTGA
- a CDS encoding RidA family protein — MSRAEDRLAALGLRLPSVAAPVAAYLPAVRSGSLVFTSGQLPLVEGALSATGKVGADLDEATARDLAATCALNGLAAVKSVIGDLDLVERIVKVVGYVASAPGFTGQATVVNGASDLLGEVFGDSGRHARSAVGMAVLPMDAPVEVEIIVEVAG, encoded by the coding sequence ATGAGCCGGGCCGAGGACCGGCTGGCCGCCCTCGGCCTCCGCTTGCCGTCGGTTGCGGCTCCGGTCGCGGCGTATCTGCCTGCTGTCCGATCGGGGTCGCTGGTTTTTACGTCGGGCCAGTTGCCCCTCGTCGAAGGTGCGCTGTCGGCTACCGGGAAGGTGGGTGCCGACCTCGACGAGGCGACTGCCCGGGATCTGGCCGCGACCTGCGCCCTCAACGGGTTGGCGGCGGTGAAGTCGGTCATCGGCGATCTCGACCTTGTCGAGCGGATCGTCAAGGTGGTCGGCTACGTGGCCAGTGCCCCGGGTTTCACCGGTCAGGCCACGGTGGTCAATGGCGCCAGCGATCTGCTCGGCGAAGTCTTCGGGGATTCCGGCCGGCACGCTCGCAGCGCGGTGGGCATGGCCGTGTTGCCGATGGATGCACCGGTGGAGGTCGAGATCATCGTCGAGGTTGCCGGGTAG
- a CDS encoding WhiB family transcriptional regulator, producing MPTESRSRTERVVLDDTTWRSMAECRGENAQYFFAPSHFERKPEKDLREGSARALCRSCRVLDECLEYSLAVEEPHGIWGGLNELERKRILRRRRIQTA from the coding sequence ATGCCCACCGAGTCCCGGAGCCGGACGGAGCGAGTCGTGCTCGACGACACCACGTGGCGAAGCATGGCCGAGTGCCGGGGCGAGAACGCGCAGTATTTCTTCGCGCCGAGCCACTTCGAGCGCAAGCCGGAGAAGGACCTGCGCGAGGGGTCGGCCCGCGCGCTGTGCCGCTCCTGCCGAGTGCTCGACGAGTGCCTCGAGTACTCCCTCGCCGTCGAGGAACCGCACGGCATCTGGGGTGGCCTCAACGAACTCGAGCGCAAGCGGATCTTGCGCCGCCGGCGGATCCAGACGGCCTGA